The proteins below come from a single Pseudarthrobacter sp. SSS035 genomic window:
- a CDS encoding inorganic phosphate transporter encodes MDITFMVALVIGLALFFDFTNGFHDTANAMATPIATGAIKPKTAVTLAAILNLVGAFLSTEVAKTVSGGIIREGSDGVQITPDIIFAGLMGAILWNMITWLKGLPSSSSHALFGGLIGAAIAGIGFNSVNLETLLQKVILPAIFAPLIAGLVAYLCTRLAYALTSRHDPETGGKLTQKRGGFRTGQIFTSSLVALAHGTNDAQKTMGIITLVLISAGTQAPGSGPQFWVITACALAIAVGTYAGGWRIIRTMGSGLTEVKPAQGFAAETSTASAILASSHLGFALSTTQVASGSVIGSGMGRKGTTVRWNMVGKIALGWLFTLPAAGVVGALTALLVKTGVVGVVIAAVAGTAAVLFMFAYSRKSAVGHHNAVEVEEAGQAVRFAKKKAFARARAKANQHEDVQR; translated from the coding sequence GTGGATATCACCTTTATGGTGGCGCTGGTCATCGGACTGGCATTATTTTTCGACTTCACAAACGGATTCCATGACACCGCGAATGCGATGGCTACGCCCATCGCCACCGGTGCCATTAAACCGAAGACCGCTGTGACGCTCGCCGCAATCCTGAACCTGGTCGGTGCCTTCCTGTCGACGGAAGTGGCCAAAACAGTCTCCGGCGGCATCATCCGGGAAGGCTCCGACGGTGTCCAGATCACGCCGGACATTATTTTCGCCGGCCTTATGGGCGCCATCCTCTGGAACATGATCACCTGGCTCAAGGGACTGCCGTCGAGCTCATCCCACGCACTCTTCGGCGGGCTGATCGGCGCGGCCATCGCCGGCATCGGGTTCAATTCCGTGAACCTGGAAACCCTGCTCCAGAAGGTCATCCTGCCCGCCATCTTCGCGCCGCTCATTGCCGGCCTGGTGGCGTACCTCTGCACTCGGCTCGCGTATGCCCTGACGTCGCGGCACGATCCGGAAACCGGCGGCAAGCTGACGCAGAAGCGGGGCGGGTTCCGCACCGGCCAGATCTTCACGTCCAGCCTGGTGGCGCTGGCCCACGGCACCAACGACGCCCAGAAGACCATGGGCATCATCACCCTGGTGCTGATTTCCGCCGGCACCCAGGCCCCGGGTTCGGGCCCGCAGTTCTGGGTCATCACGGCATGCGCCCTGGCCATCGCCGTCGGCACCTACGCAGGTGGCTGGCGCATCATCCGGACCATGGGTTCCGGGCTCACCGAGGTCAAGCCTGCCCAGGGATTCGCGGCCGAGACCAGTACCGCCTCTGCCATCCTTGCGTCTTCCCACCTGGGCTTCGCCCTGTCCACTACCCAGGTGGCGTCAGGGTCCGTCATCGGGTCCGGCATGGGCCGTAAGGGCACCACGGTGCGGTGGAACATGGTGGGCAAGATCGCCCTGGGCTGGCTGTTTACACTTCCCGCCGCCGGCGTTGTGGGCGCGCTGACCGCGCTGCTCGTGAAGACCGGCGTGGTGGGTGTGGTGATTGCCGCCGTCGCCGGCACCGCCGCGGTGCTGTTTATGTTCGCCTACTCCCGGAAGTCCGCGGTGGGCCACCACAATGCCGTGGAAGTCGAAGAAGCGGGCCAGGCCGTCCGCTTTGCCAAGAAGAAAGCCTTCGCCCGGGCCCGTGCCAAGGCGAACCAGCACGAGGATGTTCAGCGATGA
- the polA gene encoding DNA polymerase I has product MAFRAFFALPADKFSTANGQHTNAIHGFTSMLINLIKEQKPTHICVAFDVSDDTTHRKAEYSEYKGGRNETPREMSGQIDLIDKVMGAWGIKTIKLPGYEADDILATLAAMGEKAGFEVLLVSGDRDAFQLITDNVFVLYPRKGVSDIPRMDAAAIQEKYFVTPAQYSDLAALVGETADNLPGVPGVGPKTAAKWINLYGGLEGVLEHLDAIGGKVGDALRENVEDVKRNRRLNRLHTDLELPLTLDDLAEPRPDEAALEALFDELEFKTIRTRLFALYGSEDVESAERETIAAPDFVTPAGAAELGAFLAAGAGKTSAVAVDLVPGRIGEDAAALAIVRDDAAVYIDLAAQDAAAENVLADWLRDESSSKVMHGYKAALKALSSRGLGLEGVVDDSSISGYLIQPDRRTYELAELAQHHLNVSVPSETSKAGQLELAFDGDDAAAAGALVQVAAVVQALSRHFASELTERKAGDLLTTLELPVSRVLADMETAGIAIDLPRMDDQIADLAKVIDNAQELAFAAIGHEVNLGSPKQLQTVLFDELELPKTKKIKSGYTTDAASLKNLLEKTGHEFLVQLMAHRESSKLRQMLESLKKSVTEDGRIHTTYAQNVAATGRISSNNPNLQNIPIRSEEGRRVRGIFVVSDGYECLLSADYSQIEMRIMAHLSGDAGLIQAYQDGEDLHRFVGSNIFHVPTEEVTSAMRSKVKAMSYGLAYGLTSFGLSKQLEISVDEARTLMKDYFDRFGAVRDYLRGVVDQARVDGYTATIEGRRRYLPDLTSTDRQLRENAERIALNSPIQGSAADIIKRAMLGVHAELAAQGLKSRMLLQVHDELVLEVAAGERVAVEKLVTEQMGSAADLSVPLDVQIGVGPSWYDAGH; this is encoded by the coding sequence ATGGCGTTCCGCGCGTTCTTCGCTTTGCCGGCGGACAAGTTCTCCACCGCCAACGGACAGCACACCAACGCCATCCACGGTTTCACGTCCATGCTCATCAACCTGATCAAGGAACAGAAGCCCACCCACATTTGTGTCGCCTTCGACGTCTCGGATGACACCACTCACCGGAAAGCCGAGTACAGCGAGTACAAGGGCGGACGCAACGAAACGCCCCGTGAGATGAGCGGCCAGATCGACCTCATCGACAAGGTCATGGGCGCTTGGGGCATCAAAACCATCAAACTGCCCGGCTATGAGGCAGATGACATCCTGGCCACCCTCGCCGCCATGGGGGAAAAGGCCGGTTTCGAGGTGCTGCTCGTCTCGGGCGACCGTGACGCCTTCCAGCTGATCACGGACAACGTTTTTGTGCTGTACCCGCGAAAGGGCGTCAGCGACATTCCCCGGATGGACGCGGCAGCCATCCAGGAAAAGTATTTTGTGACGCCCGCGCAGTATTCGGACCTTGCCGCTTTGGTGGGGGAGACCGCGGACAACCTCCCGGGCGTTCCGGGCGTCGGCCCTAAAACCGCGGCCAAGTGGATCAACCTTTACGGCGGTCTTGAGGGCGTCCTCGAGCACCTGGATGCGATCGGCGGCAAGGTGGGCGATGCCCTCCGGGAAAACGTGGAGGACGTCAAACGCAACCGACGCCTGAACAGGCTCCACACGGATCTCGAACTCCCACTCACCCTGGACGATCTCGCGGAACCGCGGCCGGACGAAGCCGCGCTGGAGGCGTTGTTCGACGAACTTGAATTCAAGACCATCCGTACCCGGCTCTTTGCCCTGTACGGCAGTGAAGACGTGGAATCTGCGGAGCGCGAAACCATCGCCGCGCCCGACTTCGTGACTCCCGCAGGGGCCGCCGAGCTGGGTGCCTTCCTGGCGGCCGGCGCTGGCAAGACGTCCGCGGTCGCCGTCGACCTGGTGCCCGGGCGGATCGGCGAGGACGCCGCCGCACTGGCCATTGTCCGTGACGATGCCGCCGTCTATATCGACCTCGCCGCGCAGGACGCCGCAGCCGAAAACGTCCTGGCGGACTGGCTGCGTGATGAAAGCTCGTCAAAGGTCATGCACGGCTACAAGGCTGCGCTCAAGGCCCTGTCCAGCCGCGGCCTGGGACTGGAAGGCGTGGTGGATGACTCCTCAATTTCCGGATACCTCATCCAGCCGGACCGCCGCACGTATGAACTCGCCGAGTTGGCCCAGCACCACCTCAACGTCAGTGTTCCGTCTGAGACCTCCAAGGCGGGCCAGCTGGAGCTGGCGTTCGACGGCGACGACGCCGCCGCTGCCGGCGCGCTGGTCCAGGTGGCGGCCGTGGTCCAGGCCCTGAGCCGGCACTTCGCATCAGAACTCACCGAACGCAAGGCTGGGGACCTGCTGACCACCCTGGAGCTGCCCGTCAGCCGGGTGCTGGCCGACATGGAAACCGCGGGCATCGCCATCGACCTGCCGCGCATGGACGACCAGATCGCCGATCTGGCCAAAGTGATCGACAACGCGCAGGAACTTGCCTTCGCCGCGATCGGCCACGAGGTTAATCTCGGATCGCCCAAGCAGCTGCAGACCGTGCTCTTTGACGAACTCGAATTGCCGAAAACGAAGAAGATCAAGTCCGGCTACACCACCGATGCCGCGTCGCTGAAGAACCTGCTGGAAAAGACCGGCCACGAATTCCTGGTCCAGCTGATGGCGCACCGGGAGTCGTCGAAGCTGCGCCAGATGCTGGAGTCGCTCAAGAAGTCCGTGACCGAAGACGGCCGGATCCACACCACCTACGCGCAGAACGTGGCAGCGACGGGCCGGATCTCCTCCAACAATCCCAACCTGCAGAACATCCCCATCCGCAGCGAGGAAGGCCGTCGCGTCCGCGGCATCTTTGTGGTCAGCGACGGCTACGAGTGCCTGCTGTCCGCGGACTACTCACAGATCGAAATGCGGATCATGGCGCACCTTTCGGGCGACGCAGGCCTGATCCAGGCCTACCAGGACGGCGAAGACCTCCACCGGTTTGTGGGCTCGAACATCTTCCACGTGCCCACCGAGGAAGTCACCAGTGCCATGCGCTCCAAGGTCAAGGCGATGTCCTACGGCCTCGCCTATGGCCTGACTTCGTTTGGCCTGTCCAAGCAGCTGGAAATTTCCGTGGACGAGGCCCGCACGCTGATGAAGGACTACTTTGACCGGTTCGGCGCTGTCCGCGACTACCTTCGCGGTGTGGTGGACCAGGCCCGGGTGGACGGCTATACGGCCACCATCGAGGGGCGTCGCCGCTACCTGCCGGACCTCACCAGCACGGACCGGCAGCTGCGCGAAAACGCGGAGCGCATCGCCCTGAACTCACCCATCCAGGGATCGGCCGCTGACATCATCAAACGCGCCATGCTGGGCGTGCACGCTGAACTGGCGGCCCAGGGCCTGAAGTCGCGCATGCTCCTGCAGGTCCACGACGAACTGGTCCTTGAAGTCGCAGCCGGCGAGCGTGTTGCGGTGGAGAAGCTCGTCACCGAGCAGATGGGCTCCGCCGCGGACCTCAGCGTCCCGCTGGATGTCCAGATCGGTGTGGGCCCCAGCTGGTACGACGCCGGCCACTAG
- a CDS encoding response regulator yields MNSDQAGSSGTQGGRRTSVLVVDDDPHLLKALRITLQAHGYAVESAADGGTALRAASHRPPDVMILDLGLPDLDGAEVLRELRRWSSLPVLVLSARHGSSDKVDALDAGADDYITKPFGLDELLARLRALLRRVPDPASAPTVAASSFTVDLAQRQVTRDGDVVRLTPTEWNILELLVRNPARLVTQQQLLLDVWGPAYQTEANYLRVYMAQLRRKLEADPGKPRHLLTEPGVGYRFMP; encoded by the coding sequence ATGAATTCGGACCAGGCTGGTTCTTCCGGCACGCAGGGCGGCCGCCGGACCAGTGTGCTGGTTGTCGACGACGATCCCCACCTGCTGAAGGCACTCCGGATCACGCTCCAGGCCCACGGTTACGCCGTGGAGTCAGCGGCCGACGGCGGCACAGCCTTGCGTGCCGCTTCCCACCGTCCGCCGGACGTAATGATCCTGGACCTCGGACTGCCGGACCTGGACGGAGCGGAAGTCCTGCGGGAACTCCGTCGATGGAGCAGCCTGCCCGTACTCGTGCTGTCCGCACGCCACGGCTCATCGGACAAAGTCGACGCCCTGGATGCCGGTGCGGATGACTACATCACCAAGCCCTTCGGACTCGACGAGCTGTTGGCCCGCCTGCGGGCCCTCCTGCGCCGCGTTCCGGATCCGGCGTCGGCACCCACGGTGGCCGCATCCTCCTTCACCGTGGACTTGGCCCAGCGGCAGGTCACGAGGGACGGGGACGTTGTCCGGCTGACGCCGACCGAATGGAACATCCTGGAACTGCTGGTCCGGAACCCTGCCCGGCTGGTGACCCAGCAGCAGCTGCTGCTGGACGTCTGGGGACCGGCCTACCAGACGGAAGCCAACTACCTGCGCGTGTACATGGCCCAGTTGCGGCGGAAGCTGGAGGCCGATCCCGGGAAACCCCGCCACCTCCTCACGGAACCTGGTGTGGGATACCGCTTTATGCCCTGA
- a CDS encoding VOC family protein produces MPTTLNPYLGFRENAREAMTFYQSVFGGDLALSTFGEFHASEDPAEADKIMHGMLTASNGLVLMGADTPNGMDLATGSSISVSLSGDDEAELRGYWEKLSADGGTVTVPLEPAPWGDIFGMCTDKFGTAWLVNVNNPQAAPAS; encoded by the coding sequence ATGCCAACGACGCTCAACCCCTACCTTGGCTTTCGCGAGAACGCCCGCGAGGCGATGACCTTCTACCAGTCCGTCTTCGGCGGCGACCTGGCCCTCAGCACGTTCGGGGAGTTCCACGCCAGCGAAGATCCGGCGGAAGCCGACAAAATCATGCACGGCATGCTGACGGCCAGCAACGGCCTGGTCCTGATGGGGGCGGACACGCCGAACGGCATGGACCTCGCGACCGGCAGCTCCATTTCGGTTTCGCTCAGCGGCGACGACGAAGCTGAACTGCGCGGCTATTGGGAGAAGCTGTCCGCCGACGGCGGCACGGTCACCGTTCCCCTGGAACCGGCGCCCTGGGGCGACATCTTCGGCATGTGCACCGACAAGTTCGGCACCGCCTGGCTGGTCAACGTCAACAACCCCCAGGCCGCTCCCGCGTCATAG
- a CDS encoding hotdog fold thioesterase, which translates to MMDNFTPGPFTEELVTAGIPAHLHDWLGRLGIGALVVKMGIHFLEMSPERTVATMPVEGNTQVAGILHGGAHVVLAETLGSFAAGMHAGAGRHALGIEVSATHHRAIAAGTVTGTCTAIHLGRTLTTHEIVMTDEQGRRLSTARLTNMLRDNEPAEA; encoded by the coding sequence ATGATGGACAATTTCACGCCCGGGCCCTTCACTGAGGAATTGGTCACAGCAGGCATCCCGGCGCACCTCCACGACTGGCTCGGCCGCCTGGGCATCGGCGCCCTGGTGGTGAAGATGGGGATCCACTTCCTGGAGATGAGCCCGGAACGAACGGTGGCCACCATGCCGGTGGAAGGGAACACCCAGGTGGCGGGCATCCTCCACGGCGGCGCCCATGTGGTGCTGGCCGAAACCCTGGGGTCCTTCGCCGCCGGGATGCACGCCGGCGCCGGCAGGCATGCCCTGGGCATCGAAGTGAGCGCCACCCACCACCGTGCAATCGCTGCGGGCACCGTGACAGGTACCTGCACCGCGATCCACCTGGGCCGGACACTGACAACGCATGAAATCGTGATGACCGACGAACAAGGCCGCCGCCTCTCCACCGCACGCCTCACCAACATGCTGCGGGACAACGAGCCCGCGGAGGCCTAA
- a CDS encoding HAD domain-containing protein has product MRNVTLYLDVDGVVCPFGATGTTPWGSGWILANAGVLEVAYAGQLVDGLNRLSRLPGVRCVWLTSWEEMAADYLCPAIGLAGGHWPCLTADGAGTGEGWWKLAALQEDLAANAPDGIVWIDDQLRYEQVALAWAGFLGRRILTVSPDPRRGISPGELAAVGGFVTEQLFLT; this is encoded by the coding sequence GTGCGGAACGTCACCCTGTACCTGGACGTCGACGGCGTCGTTTGCCCGTTCGGAGCAACGGGCACGACGCCATGGGGTTCCGGCTGGATACTTGCGAACGCCGGCGTGCTCGAAGTGGCGTATGCGGGCCAGCTGGTTGACGGGCTGAACCGGCTTTCCCGGTTGCCTGGAGTCCGGTGCGTGTGGCTCACCAGCTGGGAGGAGATGGCCGCGGACTACTTATGCCCTGCCATCGGACTTGCCGGCGGCCACTGGCCCTGCCTGACAGCGGATGGTGCCGGAACGGGGGAGGGCTGGTGGAAGCTTGCCGCCCTCCAGGAGGACCTGGCGGCCAACGCCCCGGATGGCATCGTGTGGATTGACGATCAGCTCCGCTATGAACAGGTAGCACTGGCGTGGGCCGGATTCCTGGGCCGACGCATCCTCACGGTGTCGCCCGATCCGCGCCGGGGAATCTCTCCCGGCGAACTAGCCGCCGTCGGTGGGTTTGTCACGGAGCAGCTGTTTTTGACCTGA
- a CDS encoding dihydrofolate reductase family protein has translation MSRIQYFVAASIDGFIATTKDDLAWLLEFDGFEGGKESYETFMAGIGCIVMGGETYAWLMEHEPGNWPYPSTPCYVFTRHEHVAPAGTDITFVRGPVQEFIQDFKDHAGGMNVWVVGGGNLAAQFANAGLLDDLILSVIPVVLGDGKRLLPLEGPTAPLELTASRTLGRGIVELRYTFTSPVTAR, from the coding sequence ATGTCAAGGATCCAGTATTTTGTCGCGGCCTCCATTGACGGGTTCATCGCCACCACCAAGGATGACCTCGCCTGGCTTCTCGAGTTCGATGGCTTCGAGGGCGGCAAGGAAAGCTACGAAACCTTCATGGCCGGCATCGGCTGCATCGTGATGGGCGGCGAGACGTACGCCTGGCTGATGGAGCACGAACCCGGCAACTGGCCGTACCCTTCCACACCCTGTTATGTGTTTACCCGGCACGAGCACGTTGCCCCGGCCGGCACGGACATCACGTTCGTCCGCGGACCCGTCCAGGAGTTCATCCAGGACTTCAAGGACCATGCCGGCGGCATGAACGTCTGGGTGGTGGGCGGCGGCAACCTCGCTGCGCAGTTCGCCAACGCAGGACTGCTGGATGACCTCATCCTTTCTGTCATCCCCGTGGTCTTGGGAGACGGCAAACGGCTGCTGCCATTGGAGGGCCCGACGGCGCCACTTGAGTTGACGGCGTCCCGCACCTTGGGCCGCGGCATAGTGGAGCTCCGCTACACCTTCACGTCCCCGGTTACGGCACGCTAG